From one Lycium barbarum isolate Lr01 chromosome 6, ASM1917538v2, whole genome shotgun sequence genomic stretch:
- the LOC132599266 gene encoding auxin-induced protein 15A-like, translated as MAIRVPRIIKKSSSTSLDVPKGHFAVYVGEMQKKRFVIPISYLSQPSFQDLLSQAEEEFGFDHPMGGVTIPCSEDIFIGITSQFRI; from the coding sequence ATGGCTATTCGTGTTCCTCGTATAATCAAGAAGTCATCATCGACATCCTTGGATGTTCCCAAGGGCCATTTTGCTGTTTATGTTGGGGAGATGCAAAAGAAGAGATTTGTGATTCCGATATCATACTTGAGCCAGCCTTCATTTCAAGACTTGCTAAGTCAAGCAGAGGAAGAATTTGGCTTCGATCATCCAATGGGCGGTGTAACAATTCCCTGCTCAGAGGACATCTTCATTGGCATCACTTCTCAGTTTAGGATTTAA